In bacterium, a single window of DNA contains:
- the amrA gene encoding AmmeMemoRadiSam system protein A, which translates to MVESAGPEPGAYLDESQRKFLLGIARRALEGYIATGNLPPEEGAPGRLAAPGAAFVTLTKDGRLRGCIGYTEAVAPLFKVVRECIVAAATEDPRFPPVSPLELPSLRIEISVLTPLVPILPEKVEVGRHGLMVERGRMRGLLLPQVPVEWGWDRETFLDQVCVKAGLPPSAWRHGATLRAFTAEVFGEE; encoded by the coding sequence ATGGTCGAGTCGGCCGGGCCGGAGCCCGGGGCGTACCTGGACGAATCGCAGCGGAAATTCCTGCTCGGGATCGCACGCAGGGCGCTGGAAGGCTATATCGCCACGGGGAACCTTCCGCCCGAGGAAGGAGCGCCGGGAAGGCTGGCCGCGCCCGGGGCTGCGTTCGTCACCCTCACGAAGGACGGGCGGCTGCGCGGCTGCATCGGCTACACGGAAGCGGTGGCGCCGCTCTTCAAGGTGGTCCGGGAATGCATCGTGGCGGCGGCGACCGAGGATCCGCGGTTTCCCCCCGTCTCCCCGTTGGAACTCCCCTCCCTGCGCATCGAGATTTCGGTCCTCACTCCCTTGGTCCCCATCCTGCCCGAAAAGGTCGAGGTCGGCAGGCACGGGTTGATGGTCGAGCGGGGGCGGATGCGGGGCCTGCTGCTGCCGCAGGTCCCTGTCGAGTGGGGGTGGGACCGGGAGACGTTCCTGGACCAGGTATGCGTGAAGGCCGGCCTTCCCCCCTCGGCCTGGCGGCACGGGGCGACGCTGCGGGCGTTTACCGCGGAGGTGTTCGGCGAGGAGTGA
- a CDS encoding DUF933 domain-containing protein: MDVGIFGNTGSGKSTLFRSLSGVAEGTAQGKNAGVCAIKVPDERVDRMAEIFHPKKVTYISIAFHDIDAGETDPLSPQALTELRNVEVLALVVRAFADDYHPAPPGGLDPAAEFREISSAIVLSDYLVAQKRIERMTKEAKRDAEWTALHKAIAAFERDIPLRSVDLSVEEERVLSGFRFVSRLPTLLVLNVGEGEATSETYPDVKKEAEKAKVPLVRLCAKVEEEIAQLSPAEQADFLKEMGIARSARDQLVRGAFEATRYISFLTVGEDEVRAWNVREGSTAPTAAGKIHSDLEKGFIRAEVISSDEFLRCGSMAKAKTEGKLRLEGKEYLVKDGDIVHVRFNV, encoded by the coding sequence GGGGAAGAGCACGCTGTTCCGCTCGCTTTCGGGCGTCGCGGAGGGAACCGCCCAGGGGAAGAACGCGGGGGTGTGCGCCATCAAGGTCCCGGACGAGCGGGTCGACCGGATGGCGGAGATCTTCCACCCGAAGAAGGTCACCTACATCTCGATCGCGTTCCACGACATCGACGCCGGGGAGACGGATCCCCTCTCCCCGCAGGCCCTCACGGAGCTTCGGAACGTCGAGGTCCTCGCGCTGGTCGTCCGGGCCTTCGCCGACGACTACCACCCGGCGCCTCCCGGCGGCCTGGATCCGGCGGCGGAATTCCGCGAAATCTCCTCCGCCATCGTCCTTTCCGACTACCTCGTCGCGCAGAAGCGGATCGAGCGGATGACGAAGGAGGCGAAGCGGGACGCGGAGTGGACCGCCCTGCACAAGGCGATCGCGGCGTTCGAGCGGGATATTCCCCTTCGGAGCGTCGACCTGTCGGTCGAGGAGGAACGGGTCCTCTCGGGGTTCCGGTTCGTGAGCCGCCTGCCCACGCTCCTGGTCCTGAACGTCGGGGAAGGGGAGGCGACGTCGGAGACGTACCCCGACGTGAAGAAGGAGGCGGAGAAGGCGAAGGTTCCGCTGGTGCGCCTGTGCGCGAAGGTGGAGGAGGAGATCGCCCAGTTGTCGCCGGCCGAGCAGGCCGACTTCCTGAAGGAGATGGGGATCGCGCGGTCCGCCCGGGACCAGCTGGTTCGCGGGGCCTTCGAGGCGACCCGGTATATCTCCTTCCTGACGGTGGGGGAGGACGAGGTGCGCGCCTGGAACGTGCGGGAGGGCAGCACCGCCCCGACGGCGGCGGGAAAGATCCACTCCGACCTGGAAAAGGGATTCATCCGGGCCGAGGTCATCTCCTCGGACGAATTCCTGCGGTGCGGGTCGATGGCGAAGGCCAAGACGGAAGGAAAACTGCGGCTCGAGGGAAAGGAGTACCTCGTCAAGGACGGGGACATCGTGCACGTCCGGTTCAACGTGTGA
- a CDS encoding HD domain-containing phosphohydrolase: MGSTIGIPEPREGPAKFRVLVVDYEEFLRSIVRERLEIAGYSVDEAANGYEALARLEGGGQYDVLLTDIRMPVMDGITLLGEWGKRSPGTAGIVMSANAELDTAVHALKMGACDYITKPFNFDVLLITIVNALRKKDLERQLDDYRTNLEQKVKEQTDIINSMYVRSIDAMIKALEAKDLYTRGHSQRVTLYSLAIAKELGMTGEELEDLRRASVLHDLGKIGVREAVLNKPGKLTAEEFEEIVRHPETAVRILEPIPFFRPLLPSILHHHERFDGKGYPARLAGSNIPFASRIMAVADTFDAMTSTRAYRKALPVADAIAEIRRCSGTQFDPDIVPAFLACQSKIVVPGDVSLPEGFEETISLESRPQYG; encoded by the coding sequence ATGGGTTCTACAATCGGCATCCCGGAACCAAGGGAAGGCCCTGCAAAGTTCCGCGTTCTCGTGGTCGATTACGAGGAATTTCTCCGCTCCATCGTCCGGGAACGCCTCGAAATCGCCGGGTATTCCGTGGATGAAGCGGCCAATGGGTACGAAGCGCTGGCCAGGCTCGAGGGCGGCGGTCAGTACGACGTGCTGCTCACCGACATCCGGATGCCCGTCATGGACGGGATCACCCTCCTGGGCGAGTGGGGGAAGAGGTCTCCCGGGACCGCCGGGATCGTCATGTCCGCCAACGCCGAGCTCGACACCGCCGTCCACGCGCTCAAGATGGGAGCGTGCGACTACATCACGAAACCCTTCAACTTCGACGTCCTGCTGATCACCATCGTGAACGCGCTGCGCAAAAAGGATCTCGAGCGGCAGCTCGACGATTACCGGACGAACCTCGAGCAGAAGGTGAAGGAGCAGACCGACATCATCAACTCGATGTACGTTCGCTCCATCGATGCGATGATCAAGGCGCTCGAGGCGAAGGACTTGTATACCCGCGGCCATTCCCAGCGGGTGACGCTTTACTCCCTTGCCATCGCGAAGGAACTGGGGATGACGGGAGAGGAGCTGGAAGACCTTCGCCGGGCATCGGTGCTGCACGACCTCGGGAAGATCGGCGTCCGGGAAGCGGTCCTGAACAAGCCCGGAAAGCTCACGGCGGAGGAGTTCGAGGAGATCGTCCGCCACCCCGAGACGGCCGTCCGGATCCTCGAACCGATCCCCTTCTTCCGGCCCCTGCTCCCCTCCATCCTGCACCACCACGAACGGTTCGACGGAAAGGGGTATCCCGCGCGCCTCGCGGGGAGCAACATCCCTTTCGCTTCCCGCATCATGGCGGTCGCCGACACCTTCGACGCCATGACCTCCACCCGTGCGTACAGGAAGGCGCTCCCCGTCGCCGACGCCATCGCCGAGATCCGCCGCTGCTCCGGGACCCAGTTCGACCCCGACATCGTCCCCGCGTTCCTCGCCTGCCAGTCGAAGATCGTCGTCCCCGGTGACGTGAGCCTGCCGGAGGGATTCGAGGAGACGATCTCCCTCGAGTCCCGCCCGCAGTACGGCTGA